The genomic DNA CCGATTCCGATGAACCCGAACCGTGCCTGCCCCGCACCGATGACTTCTGCCGGTGCCTCAATTTCGTCATCTAACTTCCCATCAACATAGATCCGTTTCATTGTCCCATCAAACGTTGCGACTATATGGTGCCACTCATCATCGGCGACATCTGTTTTGCCGAACCAGTCATGGCAACACGGACAACAAGTGTCGAAAGCGACGAAAGTTGTTCCGTTGTTTCCACCCACGTCATCGCCGACAGCGAAGCGGAAGAATTCGCTCCGATCCCATGAAGCGACCATCCCTCTTACGCTTGTCTTAACCCAGGTGGCAAGGGTTATTTCCTCGAACGGGTCTGCATACATGTGCTCCCGCACCGAGATGTACTGGGCAGCATCCCCTGGGAACTGCATACAGCCTCCCACTTTGCCTGACACAATCTGCAAGTCGCTGCCGTGGAGGAAACCGTCATTCCCGTTGCCGGACACATCGGTAACATCATCCCCATCCTGAGTGTCCTCGTTGAAGCTATAATAGATAACAAGACCTTCTTCGCTAACGCTCTGCGCGTGGCATGTCACCACCACTCCAGTCAGCATTAGGCTTAACATCAAAAATCTGAAGATAAAAGAGGTTTTCATTTTCAATCTCCTTACTATGCAAGCACGGATCGTGTGTATATATCTTCAAGAACGCTACTATTCCAGGACCGTAGTACTTACGCAAACTACGCAACTATAGGTGAGATTTCCTAACCGCGCCTTGCTACCTTCACAGAAGCTGCGGTTACAGACTACACCTACAATAGAAGCAAATTTACCTAAGTCCTAAAATTGATTGGATTCTATAGTTTATTGGTCAATTTGTCAATATTATTTTTATTCTTTTTAAAGGGAGCAGGGATATGAAGTTTTCAAAGAGTGATTGTCAAACTGAATTACTGAAATATTTTCTTAAACTACACCAGATGCTGCCAGCGAAGATCGGGGTAAGACTCAGAAATGGAAAATCGAATGGTTCTGCGAGGGTCTAAATAGACAAGGTGCGAAGGTCATCGCTGTGCCAGCTGACAGTGCGATCATCAATCTTCACTGCACCGCGTTTCAGGTACCCGTCAATGGATTTGCCTTCGAGGACTCGGACTTCAAATGTATAGGGCGGATCAATTTTGAATGGGACAATCTCAGCCATATTTTGACAAGCCATCGCAGCCGTCTCTTGAATCAGTTCTCGCGACCGTTGCGGTGAGAGATGCAGTGCAAGTTCCTGTCCGAGCCCCTGTTTGGTTTCAACGCCATAAATGTTGGGGATAAGTTGCTTCGCTTCTGCAACGGCTTTATCGTCGCCAGAGATGAAAACCGTTGGGACATCGAAAGTACCTGCTAACGCTGCACGGCATCCGAATTCTCCGATCATTTCCCCATTGAGTTTGTAGTATTCAATCGACAACGAAGAATACGTATGACTCAACGGTGCGTTTGGTGTGCCTGCCATCGCGTGTTGCCCTAAAAAAAAGAGTGCGTCGTAGGTGGTGTCAAGATAGTAGGGCGGACGAATCGGTCCCCGTGCAATTAACTTCGCCTTCGGATGAAACCCAAGTACATCAATCCCGCCAGTTCCGTGTCCATCCCAAACCACAATTTCTGCGTTCCCATCGACATCAAGAATGCCATCAACAGCAGCATTTACCTCCTGCGTCAATAATCGCATGGCTGTCTGTTTCTGGGGACCTTCTTCACGGGTTTGACTGAAGCGGGATACCATTGCAACCCCTTCCAGGTCAGTTAAAATATAAATCTTCATCAGCTGGGTCCTACCAGATTTGAAAACCGTTGAAAAGTTAAGACAACAGACTGCGGCTTAAATAGTTGAACGAACCAGAGTAGAGTACTCACGAATTGAGGGAACCAAGCGTTTGTTCGCACCATTTATCCGACAACACATCAAGGTATTGTGCAATACTATGACACAGTCCATGTTTCGCCATCGTTAAGGAGTGCTTCAAGATCGCCTTCACCCATGCGTTCTTTTGCGGCGCGGATCTGGTTCGTCATGGCATCTTCGTAAGAGGATCGCCGGACGCTACGGAAGATGCCAATAGGGTGTGGCATGTCAGGGGTCTCACTCATTCCTGCTAAGAAGTTTGCAAGCGTGGTATCCTCCGCGTATTGGTCATGGACGATAAGGTCGTCGGCAGCACCATTCTCGTTGTTTGCTGTGGTAACTTCAGGATGGAAGTCTTTGAGTCGGATCCCTTTCTCGTTTTCTTTCCCAAAAACGAGGGGTTGTCCGTGCTCAAGGCGGACAGTATTTTCAGTTTTAGTAGCCTTATCCGTAAATTGTTTGAAAGCATCTTTGTTGAAGATGGGGCAGTCTTGATAGATCTCGATGAAAGAGGTGCCTTTATGTTCAAAAGCGGATTTGATGGTGGACTGTAGGTGAGTGGAATCTGTGTCAAGTGAGCGCGCGACAAAGGTTGCCCCTGAAGCCAAAGCGAGGTTAATTGGGTTAAAGGGTGCCTCAAGGGATCCAAGCGGTGTCGATTTCGTTGCTTTTCCCTGTTCGGATGTCGGTGAGTATTGTCCTTTTGTGAGTCCGTAGATGCGGTTATTGAACAGCAACATATTCACATCGAAATTGCGGCGCATTAAATGGATGAAATGGTTACCACCAATCGAGAGCGCATCGCCATCTCCTGTGATAATCCAGACAGAGAGGTCAGGGTTCGCCATTTTTACACCCGAGGCGATGGTTGGTGCTCTGCCGTGAATCGTGTGGAAGCCATAAGTATTCATATAGTACGGGAACCGGCTTGAACACCCGATACCGGAGATAAAGACTACATTTTCTTTCGGTATGCCGAGGTCGGGGAAAATGCGTTGCGTTTGGGCGAGGATGGAGTAGTCGCCGCAACCCGGGCACCAGCGTACATCTTGGTCGGACTCGAAATCTTTTTTAGTGAGGGTGGGTGCCCCAACCGGAATCCGTGACCGTGAAGTTCTTTGTCTTTTCATGAGGTGTTACCGCCTTTGGCGTTTGAGGTTAAAAGTGTTCTATTTTTTTCAGTATTTCGTCTATTTTGGCATGCAACTCAAAAACGTGGAAAGGCTGCCCCTGCACCTTGTTAAGCCCGATTGCGTCGATGAGATAGGTGCTACGAATGAGTTGACGGAGTTGGCCAGTGTTGAGTTCAGGAATTAAAATCTTTTTGAATCTATTGAGAATGTCGCCTAAGTCGTTTGGAAACGGGTTAAGGTGTCGGAGATGGACGTGTGCTATCGGGACCCCCTCTGCAACATAATTCTCCACTGCGGTCCGGATCGCGCCGTAGGTGCCGCCCCATCCGAGCACGAGGATTTCGCCTTCTTGCGCACCAAAGACTTCAATGGGTGCGAAATCATTGGCGATGCGAGCCACTTTTTCTGCCCGGATTTCGACCATCTTCTGATGGTTTTCAGCATCATAACTAACGTGCCCTGTCACATCAGATTTCTCCAAGCCGCCGATGCGGTGTTCTAAGCCAACGGTACCGGGTTTTGCCCAAGGTCGTGCCAATGTCTCTGGATCGCGTAAATACGGTTCAAATCCGTTAGTGGTGTCTGCGCGCGCGGCGAAATTAGGTTTAATCTCTGGGAGTTCAGAGAGTTGAGGGATTTTCCACGGTTCAGCTCCCATCCCGATGTAGAGGTCGGAAAGAAAAATCACCGGTGTTCTGTATTTGATAGCGATATGACACGCTTCATAGACTGTTTCAAAACAGTCGTATGGACGGGAGGGCGCGACGATTGGGATCGGTGATTCGCCGTTCCTACCGTAAAACATTTGCAGCAGATCGGATTGTTCCGTTTTTGTTGGCATTCCTGTTGAGGGGCCTGCACGCTGAATGTTGCATACCACGATCGGTAACTCCGCAATCATCGCGAGATTAATCGCTTCCGATTTGAGCGCAAGCCCAGGTCCGCTACTACCTGTGACACCGAGCGCACCGCTAAATGCTGCACCGATTGCAACCCCAACAGCCGCAATTTCATCTTCCATCTGCATAGTGATAACACCGAAATTTCTATAGAGCGCGAGTCCATGAAGGATGTCGCTCGCTGGTGTTATCGGATAGCCACCGTAAACAAGCGGTAACTCGGATCGATGTGCTGCAGCGACAAGCCCAAGCACTGTTGCCATGTTGCCGTCAATATTTCGGTAAGTCCCCGGTTCAAAAACAGCCGGTTTCACATCGTAGGAGACAGCAAACTGTTCAGTGGCTTCGCAATAAACATTTCCAGCACGGAGTGCAAGAATGTTTGATTCGATGTACTGCGGTTTTTTGGCGAACTTTGTTTTGACCCATTTCATCGTATATTCCATCGGGCGATTGTAGAGCCAGAGGATCATACCGAGTGCGAAAAAGTTCTTACACAGGTCCATTTCCCGTGTTGACAGTTGTGTTGATTCGAGTGCTTTGCGGGTCAGCTGCGTTAACTCGACCGGGAAAACTTGGTATTTCGTAAGTGTATCGCCTTCAAGTGGGTTACTTTCATACCCCGCAAGGCGTAGATTGCGGCGCGCAAAATTATCAACATTTACAATGAGGATGCCGTTAGGTTTGAGTTTATGGAGGTGAACTTTTAAAGCGGCGGGGTTCATTGCTACGAGTACGTCACAGAGATCTCCGGGGGTGTGGATTTGTTCGCTTGAGAAGTGGAGTTGGAACCCGGACACACCTGCTAACGATCCGGCGGGTGCACGAATCTCGGCGGGATAGTCGGGTAGCGTGGCGACATCGTTACCAATGAGGGCGGTGGTCTCTGTCATTTGTGTGCCAATGGTCTGCGACCCATCGCCGGAGTCGCCAGCAAATAGGATTGTCGCTTCCTCGATTTGCTCTACTGGCTTGCGCATCACAATTGTTTCCTTTTTTCTGTGATATGTGCGCGCTTAGGCGGCGCGCCTATAGGATGTGAGGTTCTAAAACATTTACGCCCCCTCACGGGCTTTGAAGGCATCGCGGACGGGCCTCGGAGGTAGCGTTAAAACTTCTTGCGGAAATTCCTCTATAAGATAGGAGATTACATCACGAATGGACACCATGCCGACGGGACGATTCTCAGTATCGACAATCGGGACATGTCGGTAGCCACCTCGCGCCATATAGAGAATAGCCGTGTTTAGGGAATCTTCCGGTTGCGCTGTCTCTGGATCTGCTATCATGAATTCTTCAACATTAATGACATCCAGATCTCCAACCTGCTTGTTAAGAATTTTGTTGAGCACGTCTCGCTCGCTAAAAATCCCGCGGAGCGTGCCGTTTTCGATGACCGGTGCTGCACCAATCTTGTTTGTTAGGAGCAGATCAATTGCCTCGTTTGTGCTACTGTTGATGTCAATAGTGATAATAGGACGCATCAGATCTTTTAGCGAAATCTGAATTTCTTGCGTACTCCATGCTTTTAACGCAGCGTCTTCATCCATTTGCTCTAATTCTTCATCAATTGCCAAGTCATATAGCACGGTTACGCCTCCTAATCCTGATGTTCTATAAATATAGCGATATGTTCGAGAATATCACGGGTCGAAATTATGCCGATGGGATATGCTTCGCCTTGATCATCCCAAACGCAAAGCGGTAAGTGCCGGAAATGCCCGAGGTGCATCAGATTTAGCGCGAAGGCAATCGGATCACTGGCGCGAAGGGTTT from Candidatus Poribacteria bacterium includes the following:
- a CDS encoding LamG domain-containing protein translates to MKTSFIFRFLMLSLMLTGVVVTCHAQSVSEEGLVIYYSFNEDTQDGDDVTDVSGNGNDGFLHGSDLQIVSGKVGGCMQFPGDAAQYISVREHMYADPFEEITLATWVKTSVRGMVASWDRSEFFRFAVGDDVGGNNGTTFVAFDTCCPCCHDWFGKTDVADDEWHHIVATFDGTMKRIYVDGKLDDEIEAPAEVIGAGQARFGFIGIGSEAGAFDANVGPTWAYNGLLDEFLLFHRPLSADEIAHLATGPDDPFVDATTSVDATDKLSTTWGTLKSTYR
- a CDS encoding M55 family metallopeptidase: MKIYILTDLEGVAMVSRFSQTREEGPQKQTAMRLLTQEVNAAVDGILDVDGNAEIVVWDGHGTGGIDVLGFHPKAKLIARGPIRPPYYLDTTYDALFFLGQHAMAGTPNAPLSHTYSSLSIEYYKLNGEMIGEFGCRAALAGTFDVPTVFISGDDKAVAEAKQLIPNIYGVETKQGLGQELALHLSPQRSRELIQETAAMACQNMAEIVPFKIDPPYTFEVRVLEGKSIDGYLKRGAVKIDDRTVSWHSDDLRTLSI
- a CDS encoding 2-oxoacid:ferredoxin oxidoreductase subunit beta, translated to MKRQRTSRSRIPVGAPTLTKKDFESDQDVRWCPGCGDYSILAQTQRIFPDLGIPKENVVFISGIGCSSRFPYYMNTYGFHTIHGRAPTIASGVKMANPDLSVWIITGDGDALSIGGNHFIHLMRRNFDVNMLLFNNRIYGLTKGQYSPTSEQGKATKSTPLGSLEAPFNPINLALASGATFVARSLDTDSTHLQSTIKSAFEHKGTSFIEIYQDCPIFNKDAFKQFTDKATKTENTVRLEHGQPLVFGKENEKGIRLKDFHPEVTTANNENGAADDLIVHDQYAEDTTLANFLAGMSETPDMPHPIGIFRSVRRSSYEDAMTNQIRAAKERMGEGDLEALLNDGETWTVS
- a CDS encoding 2-oxoacid:acceptor oxidoreductase subunit alpha; its protein translation is MRKPVEQIEEATILFAGDSGDGSQTIGTQMTETTALIGNDVATLPDYPAEIRAPAGSLAGVSGFQLHFSSEQIHTPGDLCDVLVAMNPAALKVHLHKLKPNGILIVNVDNFARRNLRLAGYESNPLEGDTLTKYQVFPVELTQLTRKALESTQLSTREMDLCKNFFALGMILWLYNRPMEYTMKWVKTKFAKKPQYIESNILALRAGNVYCEATEQFAVSYDVKPAVFEPGTYRNIDGNMATVLGLVAAAHRSELPLVYGGYPITPASDILHGLALYRNFGVITMQMEDEIAAVGVAIGAAFSGALGVTGSSGPGLALKSEAINLAMIAELPIVVCNIQRAGPSTGMPTKTEQSDLLQMFYGRNGESPIPIVAPSRPYDCFETVYEACHIAIKYRTPVIFLSDLYIGMGAEPWKIPQLSELPEIKPNFAARADTTNGFEPYLRDPETLARPWAKPGTVGLEHRIGGLEKSDVTGHVSYDAENHQKMVEIRAEKVARIANDFAPIEVFGAQEGEILVLGWGGTYGAIRTAVENYVAEGVPIAHVHLRHLNPFPNDLGDILNRFKKILIPELNTGQLRQLIRSTYLIDAIGLNKVQGQPFHVFELHAKIDEILKKIEHF
- a CDS encoding CBS domain-containing protein — protein: MLYDLAIDEELEQMDEDAALKAWSTQEIQISLKDLMRPIITIDINSSTNEAIDLLLTNKIGAAPVIENGTLRGIFSERDVLNKILNKQVGDLDVINVEEFMIADPETAQPEDSLNTAILYMARGGYRHVPIVDTENRPVGMVSIRDVISYLIEEFPQEVLTLPPRPVRDAFKAREGA